The following are encoded together in the Leguminivora glycinivorella isolate SPB_JAAS2020 chromosome 18, LegGlyc_1.1, whole genome shotgun sequence genome:
- the LOC125235894 gene encoding uncharacterized protein LOC125235894, whose protein sequence is MCTLLVLLDFSRAFDCINIDLLLSKLSYYGLDNSALRWFYSYLTKRHQYVKLCTSDGSTKVSDNIDLSRGADISSRITYCKYHIYADDIQIYITCKPSEIDSAINKLNMDLANIASWALDNSLMLNPTKTKYLIFGTKTQLNKIRPTRDVMLSGELIERVYEARNLGLVMDSELRFEKHVAESVRTCFFRLKLLYNIRPFINETLRIQLIETLVLSKLNYMDLVYGPRLLSKTKRLIQRVQNACTRFCFNVPPRAHVTPFLNKHNILKMLHRRKLHLASLLFGIVKHKSPLYLFEKLSWMSTRRSLAVRTCSIQLITPRHATAAFRGSFKYNATKCWNIIPPPLRNLQSVTSFKTKFKELILKHQQSQEVLRHDTSYL, encoded by the exons ATGTGCACGCTGCTTGTGCTGCTTGATTTCTCTAGGGCATTTGACTGTATTAATATAGATCTGTTACTGTCGAAGCTTAGCTATTACGGACTAGATAATAGTGCCCTGCGTTGGTTTTACAGTTATCTCACCAAGCGGCACCAGTATGTGAAACTGTGCACAAGTGATGGATCCACTAAAGTTTCAGATAATATTGATCTTTCTAGAGGTG CGGACATCAGCTCTCGCATTACATATTGTAAATATCATATTTATGCTGATGATATTCAGATATATATCACTTGCAAACCCTCGGAAATAGATAGTGCtataaataaactcaatatgGACCTGGCAAATATAGCATCTTGGGCATTAGATAATAGTCTAATGCTCAATCCaactaaaactaaatacctTATATTTGGCACCAAAACTCAGTTAAACAAGATCAGACCAACTAGAGACGTAATGTTATCAGGTGAACTAATAGAAAGAGTTTATGAGGCTCGTAACCTGGGATTAGTTATGGACAGCGAACTAAGATTTGAGAAGCATGTTGCGGAATCTGTCAGGACCTGTTTCTTTAGACTCAAACTACTCTACAACATACGGCCTTTTATTAACGAAACCTTGCGCATTCAATTGATTGAAACACTAGTTCTgtctaaattaaattacatggaTTTAGTGTATGGCCCTCGGCTCCTATCAAAAACAAAACGGCTTATTCAAAGAGTACAGAATGCCTGTACCCGCTTCTGTTTCAATGTACCACCAAGAGCTCATGTCACGCCATTTTTGAATAAgcacaatattcttaaaatgcTTCACCGTCGCAAACTTCATCTGGCCAGTCTTCTTTTTGGCATAGTAAAACATAAATCCCCTTTATATCTCTTCGAAAAGCTGTCATGGATGTCCACTCGCAGGTCTCTTGCAGTACGCACTTGTAGTATACAGCTGATAACTCCTCGGCATGCGACTGCGGCTTTTCGTGGCAGCTTCAAGTACAATGCGACCAAGTGCTGGAACATCATTCCTCCGCCCCTCAGGAACCTACAAAGTGTAACAAGTTTTAAAACCAAATTTAAAGAACTTATACTCAAACACCAGCAGTCACAGGAAGTATTACGGCATGACACAAGTTATCTCTGA